The following proteins are co-located in the Sporolactobacillus pectinivorans genome:
- a CDS encoding DUF4183 domain-containing protein, with protein MGLKIIKPVYTSESEITLSPTVTRFFYELEQAVPGETIVKIDATKFFDDAGDAVESFPPLKLNNSFINVSINGVMQMEDNVAYTAGEKEIGNLMITVPEGSDIAKGTPVIVEVINFDPVYKASVSE; from the coding sequence ATGGGCCTGAAAATTATTAAGCCCGTGTATACTTCTGAGAGTGAGATTACGCTGTCGCCGACTGTCACTCGGTTTTTCTATGAATTGGAACAAGCGGTTCCGGGAGAAACTATTGTGAAAATCGATGCAACTAAATTTTTTGATGACGCAGGTGATGCTGTTGAATCGTTTCCGCCATTAAAGTTAAATAATAGCTTTATTAATGTTTCAATCAATGGCGTGATGCAAATGGAAGATAATGTTGCCTATACTGCCGGTGAGAAGGAGATTGGAAACTTGATGATTACTGTTCCCGAAGGATCGGATATTGCCAAGGGAACGCCCGTTATTGTAGAAGTCATCAATTTTGATCCTGTCTATAAGGCATCCGTGAGTGAGTAG
- a CDS encoding NAD(P)-dependent oxidoreductase — protein MAFKIIAYGVEPYEEHLYGELNKYGYEVKLVNDLLTADNGDLAKGFDGVLLFVNCLADRANLKKFNDFGIKYVFTRTAGFNHIDLQAAADFGQKVARVPAYSPNAIAELAVSFGTSLSRHTVYTTGRTAKLNFQVTETMFSHEIRKSTVGIVGTGHIGCVEAELYKGLGAKLLGYDIFQSDFAKKLVEFKELDELLAESDIVSLHLPYFPGKNENFVGEDFISKMKDGAILVNTARGEIVDEAAVVKAIKSGKLGGFGADVLTDETRFFGKDFSDGKTFPDATIKELLELYPKVLITPHVAAMTDEAVSNMISTSYDNFNAAINGEDLGRAEVKLPESAAK, from the coding sequence ATGGCTTTTAAAATCATTGCATATGGTGTTGAACCTTACGAAGAACACTTGTACGGCGAATTGAACAAATATGGTTATGAAGTGAAACTGGTTAATGACTTGCTGACTGCAGACAACGGTGACTTGGCAAAGGGATTCGACGGTGTCTTGCTGTTCGTTAACTGCCTGGCAGACCGCGCTAACTTGAAAAAATTCAATGACTTCGGTATCAAATATGTATTTACACGTACTGCTGGCTTCAACCACATTGATCTTCAGGCTGCTGCAGACTTTGGCCAGAAAGTTGCCCGTGTACCTGCATATTCTCCGAACGCAATTGCAGAACTTGCTGTTTCATTCGGTACTTCGCTGTCACGCCACACGGTGTACACAACCGGCAGAACAGCGAAACTGAACTTCCAAGTAACTGAAACGATGTTCAGCCATGAAATCCGCAAGAGCACGGTCGGCATTGTTGGCACCGGCCACATTGGCTGCGTTGAAGCTGAACTTTATAAGGGCCTTGGTGCTAAGCTGCTCGGCTATGATATTTTCCAGAGCGACTTTGCCAAGAAACTCGTTGAATTTAAGGAACTGGATGAACTGCTTGCTGAATCGGATATCGTCAGCCTGCATCTTCCTTATTTCCCTGGCAAGAATGAAAACTTCGTTGGTGAAGATTTCATCAGCAAAATGAAAGACGGAGCAATTCTGGTTAATACGGCACGTGGTGAAATCGTTGACGAAGCTGCAGTTGTCAAGGCAATCAAGAGCGGCAAACTTGGCGGCTTCGGAGCTGACGTGCTGACTGACGAGACACGCTTCTTCGGCAAGGACTTCTCGGATGGCAAAACATTCCCTGATGCAACAATCAAGGAACTCCTTGAATTGTATCCGAAAGTCTTGATTACACCTCATGTTGCAGCGATGACGGACGAAGCGGTTTCCAACATGATTTCAACAAGCTATGACAATTTCAACGCTGCAATCAACGGTGAAGATCTTGGCAGAGCTGAAGTTAAGCTGCCGGAATCGGCTGCAAAATAA
- a CDS encoding ketopantoate reductase family protein: protein MKIVVVGAGAMGLRYGVLLQEVGNDVQFVDTWEPNVAAIQKNHGVEVTRDGENPHLVNVAVRYPEEYHGEPDLVIVFIKDMHTVEVMERCKHFLGENTYVLTNQNGYGGAEYIAQFVDRKKIIAGTAMVATVMKGPGKVDFVGKRGAGHVHIVKMEGGPDPFIYKVADEMEKALMHPTVQTDYMGTVWTKLVFNSVVNTLCTLMNIKMGEFAAYKNAEEMSRKLIYEAYEAIDAEGIQMEVNRDELVKQIMFVSEVSNPLHYPSMHQDMTTNRPTEVDYINGAIVRLAEKHGLKAPYHSMLVDLVHLKEASRKYEEESVKQG from the coding sequence ATGAAAATTGTAGTTGTTGGTGCGGGAGCAATGGGTCTGAGATATGGCGTCCTGCTGCAGGAAGTGGGGAACGATGTACAGTTTGTGGATACATGGGAACCGAATGTTGCCGCTATCCAAAAGAATCATGGTGTGGAAGTAACGCGTGACGGAGAGAACCCGCATTTAGTAAACGTGGCCGTACGCTATCCGGAAGAATATCATGGTGAACCTGATCTTGTCATTGTGTTCATTAAAGACATGCATACAGTTGAAGTGATGGAACGCTGTAAACATTTCCTTGGTGAAAATACTTACGTTCTGACTAACCAGAATGGATATGGCGGAGCTGAATATATTGCTCAGTTTGTTGACAGGAAGAAAATCATTGCCGGGACAGCCATGGTTGCAACCGTTATGAAGGGACCGGGCAAAGTGGATTTTGTCGGCAAACGCGGAGCCGGACATGTTCATATTGTAAAAATGGAAGGGGGACCGGATCCGTTTATTTATAAAGTGGCTGATGAAATGGAAAAGGCGCTGATGCATCCTACTGTGCAGACAGACTACATGGGAACGGTGTGGACCAAACTTGTCTTCAATTCTGTTGTCAACACACTGTGCACATTAATGAATATCAAGATGGGTGAGTTCGCGGCTTATAAAAATGCGGAAGAAATGTCGCGGAAGCTGATTTATGAAGCGTATGAAGCGATTGACGCGGAAGGTATTCAGATGGAAGTGAATCGCGATGAACTGGTTAAGCAGATCATGTTCGTATCGGAAGTATCGAACCCGCTGCACTATCCGTCCATGCATCAGGACATGACCACCAACAGGCCGACGGAAGTGGACTATATCAATGGAGCCATCGTCAGGCTCGCTGAAAAGCATGGACTGAAGGCCCCTTATCACTCGATGCTTGTGGATCTCGTGCATCTGAAAGAAGCTTCCCGCAAATATGAAGAGGAATCTGTCAAACAGGGTTAA
- a CDS encoding phosphopentomutase, with protein MEEKFKRIHIIVMDSVGIGEASDAATYGDEGCDTLGHTAEAMGGLHVPNLEKLGLSNIRPEKPIQGVAVQEHPTAFYTKMHEVSAGKDSMDGHWEMMGLPVMTPLHTFPNGFPDELIRKIEKFSGRKVIWNKPASGTEIIKRFGERQMKTGELIIYTSGDSVLQIAAHEQVIPLDELYEICEYSRKLTIDEPYHLGRVIARPYIGNRADNFERTANRRDLTLVPPEKMVMDTLVEAGFESLAIGKINDIFSGHGISEGWHTVSNEDGMNRLIQVLDRDFRGLSFTNLVDFDAKYGHRREPVLFGKALEAFDHQLGEAVAKLTDQDLMMITADHGNDPGFRGTDHTREYVPLLIYSPKFAEGRALPVRQIFSDVGATAADNFGVRMPRVGTSFLDELS; from the coding sequence ATGGAAGAAAAATTCAAACGGATTCATATTATTGTGATGGATTCAGTTGGAATCGGGGAAGCATCCGACGCTGCAACATACGGCGATGAGGGCTGCGATACGCTTGGCCATACGGCAGAGGCAATGGGCGGGCTGCACGTCCCGAATCTGGAAAAGTTGGGACTGTCGAATATCCGCCCCGAAAAACCAATTCAAGGGGTAGCGGTGCAGGAACATCCCACGGCTTTTTATACGAAAATGCATGAAGTGTCTGCCGGCAAGGATAGCATGGACGGTCACTGGGAGATGATGGGTCTTCCGGTCATGACGCCGCTTCACACGTTTCCGAACGGCTTTCCGGATGAACTGATCCGGAAGATAGAAAAGTTCAGCGGCCGCAAAGTCATTTGGAACAAACCAGCGAGCGGAACGGAGATCATCAAGAGATTTGGCGAACGGCAAATGAAAACCGGAGAGCTGATCATCTATACATCGGGCGATTCGGTGCTGCAGATTGCCGCTCATGAACAGGTAATTCCACTCGACGAACTTTATGAGATCTGTGAATACAGCCGCAAGCTGACCATCGATGAACCTTATCATTTAGGCAGGGTGATTGCACGTCCTTATATTGGCAACCGTGCGGATAACTTTGAGCGGACAGCCAACCGGCGCGATCTGACTTTGGTGCCGCCTGAGAAAATGGTGATGGACACACTGGTTGAGGCAGGGTTTGAATCACTGGCAATCGGGAAAATCAACGATATTTTCAGTGGGCATGGTATCTCAGAAGGCTGGCACACAGTCAGCAATGAAGACGGGATGAACCGCCTGATCCAGGTGCTGGATCGTGATTTTCGCGGCCTCAGTTTCACGAATCTGGTTGATTTTGATGCAAAGTACGGGCATCGCCGTGAGCCGGTGCTTTTTGGTAAAGCACTCGAAGCTTTTGATCACCAGTTGGGTGAAGCAGTGGCAAAACTGACGGATCAGGATCTTATGATGATCACGGCCGATCATGGCAATGATCCGGGATTCAGAGGAACGGACCATACGCGTGAATACGTACCGTTGCTGATTTATTCTCCCAAGTTTGCAGAAGGGCGGGCGCTTCCTGTCCGTCAAATTTTTTCAGACGTTGGTGCGACTGCGGCAGATAATTTCGGTGTACGCATGCCCAGGGTGGGAACCAGTTTTCTCGATGAATTAAGCTGA
- a CDS encoding pyrimidine-nucleoside phosphorylase → MRMVDIIAKKRDGFELSPEEIRFFIDGYVDGTIPDYQASALTMAIYFRDMTDREIAELTRSMVNSGETVDLSGIRGIKVDKHSTGGVGDTTTLVLAPLVASVGVPVAKMTGRGLGFTGGTIDKLESIKGFHAELTPERFIELVNRDRIAVIGQSGELVPADKKLYALRDVSGSVESIPLIASSIMSKKIAAGADAIVLEVTTGAGAFMKDEKDAVRLAETMVHIGQRVGRKTAAVITDMSQPLGRAVGNALEVKEAIDTLKGQGPADLKELVLALGSLMVQSAGKADSKEEAEKLLENSLSQGKALKKFRQFIANQGGNPDVADHPEQLPQARFQIELLAKTSGFVTEMAADQIGLVAMQLGAGRATKEDSIDFAAGIMLHKKVGDPVTAGESLLTIHSDHADVDDVRDKLYRSIRINSHAEKPRLIHQIITE, encoded by the coding sequence ATGAGAATGGTCGATATTATTGCGAAAAAAAGGGATGGATTTGAGCTTTCTCCGGAGGAAATTCGTTTTTTCATCGATGGCTACGTTGATGGAACCATTCCTGATTATCAGGCGAGTGCTCTGACCATGGCGATTTATTTTCGAGATATGACTGATCGGGAAATCGCCGAACTGACCCGTTCGATGGTCAACTCTGGTGAGACAGTTGATTTGTCAGGAATCAGAGGGATTAAGGTGGACAAGCATTCAACTGGCGGAGTCGGTGATACAACAACACTTGTTTTAGCCCCTCTTGTTGCCTCGGTCGGGGTTCCGGTTGCCAAGATGACCGGGCGCGGGCTTGGTTTTACGGGCGGTACGATCGATAAACTGGAGTCAATCAAGGGATTTCACGCTGAACTGACGCCGGAGAGGTTCATTGAGCTAGTCAACCGTGATCGGATTGCCGTGATCGGGCAAAGCGGCGAGCTCGTTCCTGCCGATAAGAAACTATATGCGCTGCGCGATGTGAGCGGGTCTGTGGAATCGATCCCGTTGATTGCGAGCTCAATTATGAGCAAGAAAATAGCAGCCGGAGCGGATGCGATTGTCCTGGAGGTAACCACCGGAGCGGGCGCTTTCATGAAAGATGAAAAAGATGCGGTACGCCTGGCCGAAACGATGGTGCACATCGGGCAGCGTGTCGGCAGAAAAACCGCGGCGGTGATTACGGATATGTCTCAGCCGCTCGGCCGTGCTGTGGGCAATGCACTTGAAGTTAAAGAAGCTATCGATACTTTAAAAGGGCAAGGTCCGGCCGATCTCAAAGAACTGGTCCTGGCTTTGGGCAGCCTGATGGTGCAATCAGCCGGCAAAGCGGATTCGAAAGAAGAGGCTGAGAAACTTCTGGAAAATTCATTGTCGCAAGGCAAAGCACTGAAGAAATTCCGGCAATTTATAGCCAACCAGGGTGGAAATCCGGATGTGGCAGATCATCCGGAACAATTGCCTCAGGCCAGGTTTCAAATCGAGCTTCTGGCAAAAACTTCAGGTTTTGTGACTGAGATGGCAGCGGATCAGATTGGACTGGTTGCCATGCAGTTGGGTGCCGGAAGAGCAACCAAAGAAGACAGCATTGATTTTGCTGCCGGAATCATGCTCCACAAAAAAGTCGGCGATCCGGTAACGGCAGGGGAATCCCTTCTGACGATTCACTCAGATCATGCCGATGTCGATGATGTGAGAGACAAGCTTTACCGTAGTATCAGAATCAACAGCCATGCGGAAAAACCACGGCTGATCCATCAAATAATTACAGAATGA
- the deoC gene encoding deoxyribose-phosphate aldolase: MVSLAKYIDHTALKPNVTKADILKLTDEAKKFGFASVCVNPYWVSLAAQQLKDSEVKVCTVIGFPLGANTASVKAYETREAIENGAGEVDMVINIGALKSGLEDAVEEDIRAVTKVAGGKALVKVIIEACLLTDEEKIKACRLAVKAGADYVKTSTGFSTGGATPEDVALMRQTVGNDIGVKAAGGIHSRIDAEAMIAAGASRIGASSGVKIIAE, encoded by the coding sequence ATGGTCAGCCTCGCAAAATATATTGATCATACGGCTCTAAAGCCGAATGTGACAAAAGCAGATATTCTAAAACTGACAGACGAAGCGAAAAAATTCGGTTTTGCTTCGGTATGTGTCAATCCATATTGGGTGAGTCTGGCAGCGCAGCAGCTGAAAGACTCAGAGGTGAAAGTCTGTACGGTTATTGGCTTTCCTCTTGGAGCAAATACAGCTTCAGTAAAGGCCTATGAAACGCGGGAAGCGATTGAGAACGGTGCCGGTGAAGTGGATATGGTGATCAATATAGGTGCACTGAAAAGCGGCCTTGAAGATGCGGTGGAGGAAGATATCCGTGCCGTGACAAAAGTTGCCGGTGGAAAGGCGCTGGTAAAAGTAATTATTGAAGCTTGCTTGCTAACTGATGAAGAGAAAATTAAGGCATGCCGGCTTGCTGTTAAAGCAGGCGCAGATTATGTCAAAACATCAACCGGTTTTTCAACGGGTGGAGCGACTCCTGAAGACGTTGCGCTGATGCGCCAGACTGTTGGGAATGATATCGGGGTCAAGGCGGCGGGGGGCATCCATTCTAGAATCGATGCGGAAGCTATGATTGCAGCTGGAGCTTCGCGGATCGGAGCCAGTTCTGGCGTGAAAATTATTGCTGAATGA
- a CDS encoding NAD(P)/FAD-dependent oxidoreductase: protein MGRKKIVILGAGYGGLRALKKLQDMHPDVDLVIINRNDYHCEATLLHEVAAGTTEAEGICYPINYVIDRKQTLFIQDTVLGVDQKAKKVILERHAPLVYDYLLIALGFEPESFGIQGISEYALAISDIPSVKRIRRHLENELVKWREDPNDEHLTVVVGGAGFTSFEFLGELTDHLPKLAERYHIDQDNMHVVCIEPTPNVLPMFDRRLADYGSRKLRDRGVEFVIGRVNRVVPGHVYYKNGDNLKVIHAGTFIWTGGVRGSSVIAASGFRQHRGRVPVNADLTVPDAGDIMIIGDCSAVIDPESGQPFPTTAQIAIQQANYAAYNLNALVRGKPMKNFVYKTKGTVCSLGKNDAMGQVLGKNFKGYPASFMKKVIENRSLVQIGGVETMLKKGRFNFNR from the coding sequence TTGGGACGAAAGAAAATTGTCATTCTTGGCGCAGGATACGGAGGGCTCAGGGCATTAAAAAAATTGCAGGATATGCATCCGGATGTCGATCTGGTGATCATTAACAGAAATGATTATCATTGCGAAGCGACTCTGCTGCACGAGGTGGCAGCAGGCACGACAGAGGCTGAGGGTATCTGTTATCCGATCAATTATGTGATTGACAGAAAGCAGACTTTGTTTATTCAGGATACGGTTCTAGGCGTTGATCAGAAAGCAAAGAAAGTGATTCTGGAAAGACATGCACCTCTAGTTTACGATTATTTGCTGATTGCCCTCGGTTTTGAACCTGAATCATTTGGTATACAGGGTATATCGGAATATGCACTTGCTATTTCCGATATTCCTTCAGTAAAGCGGATCCGTCGGCATTTAGAAAATGAGCTGGTCAAATGGCGTGAAGACCCTAATGACGAGCATCTGACAGTTGTTGTCGGCGGCGCAGGATTTACAAGTTTCGAATTTCTCGGCGAATTGACGGATCACCTGCCAAAGCTGGCAGAACGCTACCATATCGATCAGGATAATATGCATGTGGTTTGTATTGAACCAACACCGAACGTGTTACCCATGTTTGATCGACGCCTCGCAGATTATGGCAGCCGGAAATTGAGGGACCGCGGTGTTGAATTTGTCATTGGTCGTGTCAACCGAGTTGTCCCCGGACACGTCTACTATAAAAACGGTGATAATTTAAAAGTGATTCATGCAGGAACCTTTATATGGACGGGCGGGGTAAGAGGCAGCTCTGTTATTGCGGCATCCGGGTTTCGGCAGCATCGCGGCAGGGTTCCGGTAAATGCGGATCTGACCGTTCCTGATGCCGGCGATATCATGATTATTGGTGACTGTTCTGCGGTAATCGATCCGGAGAGCGGGCAGCCCTTTCCGACAACTGCACAGATTGCGATTCAGCAGGCCAACTATGCGGCCTATAATCTGAATGCTCTGGTCAGAGGAAAGCCGATGAAAAACTTTGTTTATAAGACAAAGGGAACAGTCTGCTCTCTTGGGAAAAATGATGCCATGGGCCAGGTGCTGGGGAAAAATTTTAAGGGATATCCGGCATCATTCATGAAGAAAGTGATTGAGAATCGTTCGCTCGTGCAAATCGGCGGTGTTGAAACCATGCTGAAAAAGGGCCGCTTTAACTTTAACAGATAA
- a CDS encoding O-acetylhomoserine aminocarboxypropyltransferase/cysteine synthase family protein, whose product MAEEKRQFGFETLQVHAGQVPDPATGARAVPIYQTSSFVFKDADEAADFFQLKKPGNVYARIMNPTEDVFEKRIAALEGGVAGLATASGLAAITYAILNVASSGDNIVSASTLYGGTFELFSVTLKKLGIDVKFVDPDDPENFRAAIDNKTKAIYGETIGNPKINVLDIEAVAKIAHENKIPFIIDNTFGTPYLIRPIDFGADVVVHSATKFIGGHGTAIGGVIVDGGKFDWRASGKFPDFTEPDKSYGGLVYADLAPASFAAKARVQLLRNTGATISPQNAFYFLQGLESLSVRVERHVQNARKVVKFLSNHPKVTWVNYPELEGSPYRELAKKYLPKGAGSIFTFGVKGGLEAGKTLINNVKLFSLLANVADAKSLIIHPASTTHAELTPEEQAVTGVTPDLIRVSIGIESVDDIIWDLDQALAKIPEPVTIK is encoded by the coding sequence ATGGCTGAAGAAAAAAGGCAGTTTGGTTTTGAAACATTGCAGGTGCATGCCGGGCAGGTTCCCGATCCGGCCACAGGGGCACGTGCCGTACCGATTTACCAGACAAGTTCATTTGTTTTTAAAGACGCTGACGAAGCGGCGGACTTTTTTCAACTGAAAAAACCAGGCAATGTGTACGCACGCATCATGAACCCTACGGAAGATGTCTTTGAAAAACGCATTGCTGCACTGGAAGGCGGTGTGGCCGGGCTGGCCACCGCTTCAGGGCTGGCGGCAATCACTTATGCCATTTTGAACGTAGCAAGCAGCGGCGACAATATCGTTTCTGCCAGCACACTGTATGGCGGTACGTTCGAGCTGTTTTCCGTGACGCTGAAAAAACTGGGAATCGACGTTAAATTCGTTGACCCCGATGATCCTGAAAACTTCCGTGCAGCGATTGATAACAAAACAAAAGCTATTTATGGTGAAACCATAGGCAACCCAAAAATCAACGTCCTTGATATTGAAGCGGTTGCTAAAATTGCCCATGAAAATAAGATTCCTTTCATTATCGACAACACTTTTGGTACACCTTATCTAATCCGGCCAATCGATTTCGGCGCGGATGTCGTTGTCCATTCTGCCACAAAGTTCATTGGCGGACATGGCACGGCTATCGGTGGTGTCATTGTTGATGGCGGTAAATTCGATTGGCGCGCAAGCGGTAAATTCCCGGACTTCACAGAACCGGATAAAAGTTACGGTGGATTGGTTTACGCAGATCTGGCTCCTGCTTCATTCGCAGCAAAGGCCCGCGTCCAGCTGCTTCGCAATACCGGCGCGACAATCAGCCCGCAGAACGCATTCTATTTCCTGCAGGGACTTGAATCATTGTCAGTCCGTGTTGAACGCCACGTTCAGAACGCGCGCAAAGTGGTTAAGTTCCTCAGCAACCATCCAAAGGTCACCTGGGTCAATTATCCTGAACTCGAAGGCAGCCCTTATCGCGAACTGGCCAAGAAGTATTTGCCAAAAGGTGCCGGATCGATTTTTACTTTCGGTGTCAAAGGCGGACTGGAAGCAGGAAAAACGCTGATCAACAATGTTAAGCTGTTCTCTCTGCTTGCCAATGTTGCCGATGCCAAGTCACTGATCATCCATCCTGCAAGCACCACACACGCAGAACTGACCCCTGAGGAACAGGCTGTCACCGGTGTTACACCGGATTTGATTCGTGTATCAATCGGCATTGAAAGTGTGGATGACATTATCTGGGATCTGGATCAGGCACTTGCCAAGATCCCTGAACCTGTCACAATTAAATAA
- a CDS encoding aldehyde dehydrogenase family protein, with the protein MSIQSTVLDHAIDTDYKLYIGGKWVEGSDGRKIASYNPSTGEKLTEFVNASHEDVDAAVEAATKAFETWKEVGVQEKSAILLKIADLIDANADHLALVETLDNGKPFRETSTVDIPASSDHFRYFAGVIRSEEGTAKALDENTLTINLKEPIGVVGQIVPWNFPLLMAAWKIAPAIAAGNTVVIHPSSSTSLSLLELAKLLDQALPAGVVNVITGRGSDSGDYMLHHDGFAKLAFTGSTQVGYEVADAAAKRLIPATLELGGKSANIFFDDAPWDRAIEGAQLGILFNQGQVCCAGSRIFVQEGIYDKFVGALKDAFENVKVGLPWEDGVQMGAQVNKRQLEKILDYVKIGKDEGAKLVTGGKKLMRDGLENGEFMAPTILANATNNMRIAQEEIFGPVATVIKFKDTNEVIKLANQSDYGLGGAVWTSNLNTALKVARGVRTGRMWVNTYNQLPAGAPFGGYKKSGIGRETYKSILEAYTQTKNIFISTKETVDGLY; encoded by the coding sequence ATGAGTATCCAAAGCACCGTTCTTGATCATGCCATTGACACGGATTACAAATTATACATTGGCGGAAAGTGGGTTGAAGGCTCTGATGGAAGAAAAATCGCAAGCTATAACCCTAGTACCGGCGAAAAACTGACCGAATTCGTTAACGCCAGTCATGAAGATGTAGATGCTGCCGTTGAAGCAGCAACAAAAGCTTTCGAAACTTGGAAAGAAGTCGGTGTTCAGGAAAAAAGTGCTATTCTGCTGAAAATAGCCGATCTGATTGATGCAAATGCCGATCATCTGGCACTCGTTGAGACATTGGACAACGGCAAGCCCTTCAGAGAAACGAGCACAGTGGATATTCCCGCCAGCTCTGACCACTTCCGCTATTTTGCCGGAGTTATCCGTTCAGAAGAAGGCACAGCCAAAGCACTTGATGAAAACACGTTGACCATTAACCTTAAGGAACCGATCGGGGTTGTCGGCCAGATTGTTCCGTGGAACTTCCCGCTACTGATGGCGGCCTGGAAAATCGCACCGGCTATCGCCGCTGGCAATACCGTTGTTATCCATCCTTCATCCTCTACCTCGCTGAGTCTGCTCGAACTGGCTAAGCTGCTGGATCAGGCTCTTCCGGCAGGTGTTGTTAACGTCATTACCGGCCGCGGATCCGATTCCGGCGATTACATGCTGCATCATGACGGTTTTGCAAAGCTGGCATTCACCGGCTCTACTCAGGTCGGCTATGAAGTGGCCGATGCCGCAGCTAAACGCCTGATTCCAGCTACACTGGAACTCGGCGGCAAATCGGCGAATATTTTCTTCGATGACGCACCTTGGGACAGAGCGATTGAAGGGGCACAGCTCGGCATTCTGTTCAACCAGGGCCAGGTTTGCTGCGCAGGTTCGCGAATCTTTGTTCAGGAGGGTATCTATGACAAATTCGTGGGCGCTCTGAAAGATGCTTTTGAAAATGTCAAAGTCGGCCTTCCCTGGGAAGACGGCGTTCAGATGGGTGCCCAGGTCAACAAGCGCCAGCTGGAAAAAATTCTGGATTACGTCAAGATCGGCAAAGATGAAGGCGCAAAGCTGGTAACCGGCGGCAAGAAACTGATGAGGGACGGCTTGGAAAATGGTGAATTCATGGCACCAACCATCCTCGCTAATGCCACGAACAACATGCGGATTGCACAGGAGGAAATCTTCGGACCGGTTGCGACCGTGATCAAATTCAAGGACACCAATGAAGTCATCAAGCTGGCTAACCAGTCTGATTACGGTCTGGGCGGAGCGGTCTGGACGAGCAATCTGAATACGGCGCTTAAAGTTGCACGCGGCGTCCGCACCGGACGGATGTGGGTCAACACGTACAACCAGCTGCCTGCAGGTGCGCCGTTTGGCGGCTATAAAAAATCCGGCATCGGTCGTGAAACGTACAAGAGTATTCTCGAAGCATACACTCAGACTAAGAATATCTTCATCAGCACAAAAGAGACAGTTGACGGACTCTACTAA